The Methanospirillum lacunae genome segment CATTGATGTCGCGTAAATAATCCGTAATATGAGCGTGGTCCTCAAAGTTGTATTTGGGTCTGAGGAAGTATGAGAAGAGTTCTTCTCCTGATCCTGCCCCTGTCAGCTGAGCAACAGCGTTGCAGGCTGCCTGTTTTGCATCCACGAATGTACACAGCGTATTGTCGAGATCGAAGAGAATTGCTCCGGGAAGAGGAGGTCTGTATGCATCCATGTGTACATAGATATCTGCTTTGTCTCACCATAGGGTTATGGAGAATGTAGTGTCCTTTTTATGGATTTTTATATTCCGTTAGTACTGCCTGGCAGCGGTTCATTGATTAAGTCAGCAATAGAGATTATTGGTATTGTTTATCTGATGGTGTCAATATGCAGGATGGGCCGGTTGTAATACGCGAAGATGTCACCGTTTCTCTTGATAAGGATCTGATCAACGATCTGCTGGGGATTGCCGAGTCACGTGAGATGACATTATCTGTCCTTGTACGTGAGGTTCTTGGATCATTTTGCAGGGCGTTTCATGCCGGTTCTGACTGGACGACAGTGTCTCCGGTTGGATCTTCTTTCTCACCTGATCTGGTGCAACTGACTGATGCGGTAGGGGAAGGATCGGTTTCTCAGTTGGAGTCCAGGGTAACTGCTCACGATCTGCTCTTTGCTGATCTCCAGAGACGGCTTTCTGTTCTTGAATATAATGCCGGGATATCCCGCATTGCTCCCCAGCATGCCACTCCTGAACCAGCAACTCTTCAGGCGACCCTTTCTCCAGGTTCAAACCCTCTGGCTGCTGTTATTGATTGTGACACGCCACTCGCAGGGTCGGTATCTGATGATGCCCTGGTCAAGATTCGAAAACCGATACCACCGGTGATGACCTCGATTGATACCAACTCCATTGGCAGAATCAATCCGGAGCAGGTGTACTCACAGACTGAGGCTGCAGCTCTGCTTCATCTTTCCATCTCGACCATCAGGAAGTATGTGAAAGAACAGCGGATAGGATT includes the following:
- a CDS encoding helix-turn-helix domain-containing protein → MQDGPVVIREDVTVSLDKDLINDLLGIAESREMTLSVLVREVLGSFCRAFHAGSDWTTVSPVGSSFSPDLVQLTDAVGEGSVSQLESRVTAHDLLFADLQRRLSVLEYNAGISRIAPQHATPEPATLQATLSPGSNPLAAVIDCDTPLAGSVSDDALVKIRKPIPPVMTSIDTNSIGRINPEQVYSQTEAAALLHLSISTIRKYVKEQRIGFQKIGRSTVFRGQDLLNYLAQSG